Proteins from a genomic interval of Syngnathoides biaculeatus isolate LvHL_M chromosome 23, ASM1980259v1, whole genome shotgun sequence:
- the rps6kc1 gene encoding ribosomal protein S6 kinase delta-1 isoform X2 gives MISQRDSVDFARFYTVTDPTKHRKGYTVYKVTGRIISRKNPEDIQEITVWKRYSDFRKLHHNLWQLHKNVCSQSELFPPFAKAKVFGRFDESVIEERRQCLEDLLQFSANIPALYGSQHIQEFFKGGEVHDCSELIGPSSEPFYEFLADCSSDVQRDKSCGEDLTITSEYGGPSSDSSDLNSLPVDTDSLAELDDGMASGRTSPSQPHEGASGVSSSSSPRLPSLHDRRRSPAPKPEGNRAGRASLFSKKAGGLKEKLKGDYLDKAGDLICVAVQKEKDRDYRAAFAFYSSGVDLLLQGVQGEPSPTRREAVKKKTAEYLMRAEQISSRHLCSHVGQGSTQSVQLMGTQCCVSTSRGSRQSLSDDLGAYRVVGVIDKVLLVTDKRTREMFVMKGLRKSSDCGRLKKTITPRSVPHMVQLKKLIDSEDSVFLLLQHAEGGKLWTHIGKYLRDSSPDDSFEIPFIQKSHTVAVHSPQYGAGSDSPNRGPVAGRDSAPCVSNQVKDAAAAFPHRSGLVAKIGKKMAACSDSGATSEEECTNSYLTLCNEYEREKVEPDALEEDNETRGGQEGSAHVAPGAASSSSAAASRGRPLPRSDGPPSAAGCQELVFFANAPDKRRDDEGWDDGDVQRAPPSLDRSKRTPMAFFRIDSRDSASEVTCLDSGEQQQQQPPASHKQPPAFSPSEVVDDLPELAPEVEGRTAQLWGSDSYDKGCSESVPVISFKEAAAEDEGHPPDLLVNLPVTSGAADSRREESETSVPCPGLEVATSPQRSIKPDVLQLPGQSEGEEEQRPSPLCAASASRDPGVASSSALTSLWDDYSLTFGQEDTEETSAEPPCHHRDSLLSAGLPAASSLCEKAIHTHANAELQYREKSPAFDAQSAAVSPDGVAFDKDVSRLFAELDEMSLAASRARIPEAFVRCWAVELVAALDSLHREGIICRDLNPNNILLDRQGHVQLTYFCSWSDVEESCDEEASANMYCAPEVGGIGEETPACDWWSLGAILFELLTSMSLLQCHPAGIGRHTALNIPESLSEEARSLLEQLLQYNPAERLGAGAGGADDIKSHPFFAKVDRTE, from the exons ATGATATCGCAGCGGGACAGCGTGGATTTCGCTCGTTTTTATACCGTCACGGACCCCACGAAGCACCGGAAAGGCTACACGGTTTACAAAGTCACCGGGCGG ATCATTTCGCGAAAGAACCCAGAAGACATCCAAGAG ATAACGGTGTGGAAAAGGTACAGTGATTTCCGGAAACTTCACCACAACCTCTGGCAGCTGCACAAGAATGTTTGTAGCCAGTCAGAACTGTTTCCACCCTTTGCCAAGGCGAAAGTTTTTG GTCGCTTTGATGAGTCCGTGATTGAGGAGAGGCGGCAGTGCCTGGAGGATCTGCTGCAGTTCTCAGCGAACATTCCCGCCCTTTACGGCAGTCAGCACATTCAGGAGTTCTTCAAG GGAGGCGAAGTCCACGACTGCTCGGAGCTCATCGGACCGTCGTCTGAGCCCTTTTACGAATTCCTGGCCGACTGCAGCTCGGATG TTCAAAGAGACAAAAGTTGTGGCGAAGATTTGACGATCACATCAGAGTATGGAG GCCCGTCCAGTGACAGCAGCGACTTGAACTCGCTGCCCGTGGACACCGACTCTTTGGCGGAGCTAGACGATGGCATGGCCTCGGGCCGCACGTCCCCGAGCCAGCCGCACGAGGGCGCCTCCGgcgtcagcagcagcagcagcccccGCTTGCCCTCCCTGCACGATCGTCGGCGTTCCCCGGCCCCGAAACCGGAGGGCAACCGAGCTGGCCGCGCGTCGCTCTTCTCCAAAAAAGCCGGCGGCCTCAAGGAGAAACTGAAGGGCGACTACCTGGACAAAGCCGGCGATCTTATCTGTGTGGCGGTGCAGAAGGAGAAGGATCGGGACTACCGGGCGGCGTTCGCCTTCTACAGCAGCGGAGTGGACCTGCTCCTTCAAGGTGTTCAAG GTGAACCGAGCCCGACGCGGCGAGAGGCAGTGAAGAAGAAGACGGCCGAGTACCTGATGCGAGCAGAGCAAATATCCAGCCGGCATCTTTGCAGCCACGTGGGCCAAGGATCTACACAATCAGTG CAGTTGATGGGGACGCAGTGCTGCGTATCCACCAGCAGAGGGAGCCGGCAAAGTCTTTCTGACGATCTGGGTGCTTACAGGGTGGTGGGCGTCATCGATAAG GTTCTTTTGGTCACGGACAAGCGAACACGAGAGATGTTCGTCATGAAA GGTCTGAGGAAGAGCAGCGACTGCGGCCGACTGAAGAAAACCATCACGCCCCGCTCCGTGCCTCACATGGTACAGCTCAAAAAGCTGATCGACTCGGAGGACAGCGTCTTCCTCCTGCTGCAGCACGCCGAGG GTGGTAAGCTGTGGACCCACATTGGGAAGTATTTGCGGGATTCCAGTCCAGACGACAGCTTTGAAATTCCTTTCATccagaaaagccacacagtaGCCGTGCACTCGCCACAATACGGCGCGGGTTCAGATAGTCCCAACCGCGGGCCCGTCGCTGGACGGGATTCCGCGCCCTGTGTAAGCAACCAAGTCAAAGACGCTGCTGCAGCCTTCCCGCATCGAAGCGGCCTCGTCGCCAAGatcgggaaaaaaatggcagcctgcTCAGACTCCGGCGCCACCTCTGAGGAAGAGTGCACCAACAGTTATTTAACGCTTTGCAACGAGTACGAGCGGGAGAAAGTGGAACCCGACGCGCTGGAGGAGGACAACGAAACGAGGGGCGGCCAGGAAGGGTCGGCCCACGTGGCGCCCggggccgcctcctcctcctccgccgccgcctcgcGGGGCCGCCCGCTTCCCAGGAGCGATGGTCCGCCCTCGGCGGCGGGCTGCCAGGAGCTCGTCTTTTTTGCCAACGCGCCTGACAAGAGGCGAGACGACGAGGGTTGGGACGACGGCGACGTGCAACGGGCGCCGCCGTCTCTGGACCGGTCCAAACGCACGCCCATGGCGTTTTTCCGGATTGACAGCAGAGACAGCGCCAGCGAAGTGACCTGCCTTGATTCaggagagcagcagcagcagcagccgcccgCCTCCCATAAACAGCCCCCCGCTTTTTCCCCCTCCGAGGTCGTTGATGATCTTCCAGAGCTCGCTCCGGAGGTGGAGGGCCGCACCGCACAGCTTTGGGGGTCAGATTCTTATGATAAAGGTTGCAGTGAGTCAGTGCCGGTCATTTCTTTTAAAGAGGCGGCAGCGGAGGATGAAGGTCATCCGCCGGACCTCTTGGTCAATCTGCCCGTAACGAGCGGGGCCGCAGACTCCCGACGAGAGGAATCGGAAACTTCCGTGCCGTGTCCGGGCCTTGAGGTCGCGACCTCTCCTCAAAGGTCCATCAAGCCGGATGTTTTACAGCTCCCGGGCCAGTCTGAGGGAGAGGAAGAACAGCGGCCGTCACCTTTGTGTGCGGCCTCCGCGAGTCGTGACCCGGGTGTCGCGTCTTCATCCGCTTTGACCTCCCTCTGGGACGACTACAGCTTGACATTTGGGCAAGAAGACACAGAAGAAACGTCTGCTGAACCTCCGTGCCACCATCGGGACTCTTTACTCAGCGCAGGCCTTCCGGCGGCCTCCTCCCTTTGTGAAAAagcaatacacacacacgcaaacgctGAACTGCAATACCGTGAGAAATCGCCGGCGTTCGACGCGCAGTCGGCAGCAGTTTCGCCCGACGGGGTTGCATTCGACAAAGACGTATCGCGGCTCTTTGCCGAGCTGGATGAGATGTCGCTGGCCGCGTCCCGGGCTCGTATCCCCGAGGCCTTCGTCCGATGCTGGGCCGTCGAGCTCGTCGCGGCGCTGGATTCTCTGCACCGAGAGGGCATCATCTGTCGAGACCTCAATCCCAACAACATCCTCCTCGATCGTCAAG gtCACGTTCAGCTAACTTACTTCTGCAGCTGGAGTGATGTGGAGGAGTCCTGTGACGAAGAGGCCAGCGCTAACATGTACTGCGCGCCAG
- the rps6kc1 gene encoding ribosomal protein S6 kinase delta-1 isoform X1 has protein sequence MISQRDSVDFARFYTVTDPTKHRKGYTVYKVTGRIISRKNPEDIQEITVWKRYSDFRKLHHNLWQLHKNVCSQSELFPPFAKAKVFGRFDESVIEERRQCLEDLLQFSANIPALYGSQHIQEFFKGGEVHDCSELIGPSSEPFYEFLADCSSDVQRDKSCGEDLTITSEYGGPSSDSSDLNSLPVDTDSLAELDDGMASGRTSPSQPHEGASGVSSSSSPRLPSLHDRRRSPAPKPEGNRAGRASLFSKKAGGLKEKLKGDYLDKAGDLICVAVQKEKDRDYRAAFAFYSSGVDLLLQGVQGEPSPTRREAVKKKTAEYLMRAEQISSRHLCSHVGQGSTQSVQQLMGTQCCVSTSRGSRQSLSDDLGAYRVVGVIDKVLLVTDKRTREMFVMKGLRKSSDCGRLKKTITPRSVPHMVQLKKLIDSEDSVFLLLQHAEGGKLWTHIGKYLRDSSPDDSFEIPFIQKSHTVAVHSPQYGAGSDSPNRGPVAGRDSAPCVSNQVKDAAAAFPHRSGLVAKIGKKMAACSDSGATSEEECTNSYLTLCNEYEREKVEPDALEEDNETRGGQEGSAHVAPGAASSSSAAASRGRPLPRSDGPPSAAGCQELVFFANAPDKRRDDEGWDDGDVQRAPPSLDRSKRTPMAFFRIDSRDSASEVTCLDSGEQQQQQPPASHKQPPAFSPSEVVDDLPELAPEVEGRTAQLWGSDSYDKGCSESVPVISFKEAAAEDEGHPPDLLVNLPVTSGAADSRREESETSVPCPGLEVATSPQRSIKPDVLQLPGQSEGEEEQRPSPLCAASASRDPGVASSSALTSLWDDYSLTFGQEDTEETSAEPPCHHRDSLLSAGLPAASSLCEKAIHTHANAELQYREKSPAFDAQSAAVSPDGVAFDKDVSRLFAELDEMSLAASRARIPEAFVRCWAVELVAALDSLHREGIICRDLNPNNILLDRQGHVQLTYFCSWSDVEESCDEEASANMYCAPEVGGIGEETPACDWWSLGAILFELLTSMSLLQCHPAGIGRHTALNIPESLSEEARSLLEQLLQYNPAERLGAGAGGADDIKSHPFFAKVDRTE, from the exons ATGATATCGCAGCGGGACAGCGTGGATTTCGCTCGTTTTTATACCGTCACGGACCCCACGAAGCACCGGAAAGGCTACACGGTTTACAAAGTCACCGGGCGG ATCATTTCGCGAAAGAACCCAGAAGACATCCAAGAG ATAACGGTGTGGAAAAGGTACAGTGATTTCCGGAAACTTCACCACAACCTCTGGCAGCTGCACAAGAATGTTTGTAGCCAGTCAGAACTGTTTCCACCCTTTGCCAAGGCGAAAGTTTTTG GTCGCTTTGATGAGTCCGTGATTGAGGAGAGGCGGCAGTGCCTGGAGGATCTGCTGCAGTTCTCAGCGAACATTCCCGCCCTTTACGGCAGTCAGCACATTCAGGAGTTCTTCAAG GGAGGCGAAGTCCACGACTGCTCGGAGCTCATCGGACCGTCGTCTGAGCCCTTTTACGAATTCCTGGCCGACTGCAGCTCGGATG TTCAAAGAGACAAAAGTTGTGGCGAAGATTTGACGATCACATCAGAGTATGGAG GCCCGTCCAGTGACAGCAGCGACTTGAACTCGCTGCCCGTGGACACCGACTCTTTGGCGGAGCTAGACGATGGCATGGCCTCGGGCCGCACGTCCCCGAGCCAGCCGCACGAGGGCGCCTCCGgcgtcagcagcagcagcagcccccGCTTGCCCTCCCTGCACGATCGTCGGCGTTCCCCGGCCCCGAAACCGGAGGGCAACCGAGCTGGCCGCGCGTCGCTCTTCTCCAAAAAAGCCGGCGGCCTCAAGGAGAAACTGAAGGGCGACTACCTGGACAAAGCCGGCGATCTTATCTGTGTGGCGGTGCAGAAGGAGAAGGATCGGGACTACCGGGCGGCGTTCGCCTTCTACAGCAGCGGAGTGGACCTGCTCCTTCAAGGTGTTCAAG GTGAACCGAGCCCGACGCGGCGAGAGGCAGTGAAGAAGAAGACGGCCGAGTACCTGATGCGAGCAGAGCAAATATCCAGCCGGCATCTTTGCAGCCACGTGGGCCAAGGATCTACACAATCAGTG CAGCAGTTGATGGGGACGCAGTGCTGCGTATCCACCAGCAGAGGGAGCCGGCAAAGTCTTTCTGACGATCTGGGTGCTTACAGGGTGGTGGGCGTCATCGATAAG GTTCTTTTGGTCACGGACAAGCGAACACGAGAGATGTTCGTCATGAAA GGTCTGAGGAAGAGCAGCGACTGCGGCCGACTGAAGAAAACCATCACGCCCCGCTCCGTGCCTCACATGGTACAGCTCAAAAAGCTGATCGACTCGGAGGACAGCGTCTTCCTCCTGCTGCAGCACGCCGAGG GTGGTAAGCTGTGGACCCACATTGGGAAGTATTTGCGGGATTCCAGTCCAGACGACAGCTTTGAAATTCCTTTCATccagaaaagccacacagtaGCCGTGCACTCGCCACAATACGGCGCGGGTTCAGATAGTCCCAACCGCGGGCCCGTCGCTGGACGGGATTCCGCGCCCTGTGTAAGCAACCAAGTCAAAGACGCTGCTGCAGCCTTCCCGCATCGAAGCGGCCTCGTCGCCAAGatcgggaaaaaaatggcagcctgcTCAGACTCCGGCGCCACCTCTGAGGAAGAGTGCACCAACAGTTATTTAACGCTTTGCAACGAGTACGAGCGGGAGAAAGTGGAACCCGACGCGCTGGAGGAGGACAACGAAACGAGGGGCGGCCAGGAAGGGTCGGCCCACGTGGCGCCCggggccgcctcctcctcctccgccgccgcctcgcGGGGCCGCCCGCTTCCCAGGAGCGATGGTCCGCCCTCGGCGGCGGGCTGCCAGGAGCTCGTCTTTTTTGCCAACGCGCCTGACAAGAGGCGAGACGACGAGGGTTGGGACGACGGCGACGTGCAACGGGCGCCGCCGTCTCTGGACCGGTCCAAACGCACGCCCATGGCGTTTTTCCGGATTGACAGCAGAGACAGCGCCAGCGAAGTGACCTGCCTTGATTCaggagagcagcagcagcagcagccgcccgCCTCCCATAAACAGCCCCCCGCTTTTTCCCCCTCCGAGGTCGTTGATGATCTTCCAGAGCTCGCTCCGGAGGTGGAGGGCCGCACCGCACAGCTTTGGGGGTCAGATTCTTATGATAAAGGTTGCAGTGAGTCAGTGCCGGTCATTTCTTTTAAAGAGGCGGCAGCGGAGGATGAAGGTCATCCGCCGGACCTCTTGGTCAATCTGCCCGTAACGAGCGGGGCCGCAGACTCCCGACGAGAGGAATCGGAAACTTCCGTGCCGTGTCCGGGCCTTGAGGTCGCGACCTCTCCTCAAAGGTCCATCAAGCCGGATGTTTTACAGCTCCCGGGCCAGTCTGAGGGAGAGGAAGAACAGCGGCCGTCACCTTTGTGTGCGGCCTCCGCGAGTCGTGACCCGGGTGTCGCGTCTTCATCCGCTTTGACCTCCCTCTGGGACGACTACAGCTTGACATTTGGGCAAGAAGACACAGAAGAAACGTCTGCTGAACCTCCGTGCCACCATCGGGACTCTTTACTCAGCGCAGGCCTTCCGGCGGCCTCCTCCCTTTGTGAAAAagcaatacacacacacgcaaacgctGAACTGCAATACCGTGAGAAATCGCCGGCGTTCGACGCGCAGTCGGCAGCAGTTTCGCCCGACGGGGTTGCATTCGACAAAGACGTATCGCGGCTCTTTGCCGAGCTGGATGAGATGTCGCTGGCCGCGTCCCGGGCTCGTATCCCCGAGGCCTTCGTCCGATGCTGGGCCGTCGAGCTCGTCGCGGCGCTGGATTCTCTGCACCGAGAGGGCATCATCTGTCGAGACCTCAATCCCAACAACATCCTCCTCGATCGTCAAG gtCACGTTCAGCTAACTTACTTCTGCAGCTGGAGTGATGTGGAGGAGTCCTGTGACGAAGAGGCCAGCGCTAACATGTACTGCGCGCCAG